The Nitrospira sp. genome window below encodes:
- a CDS encoding serine hydrolase, with product MMSSLALRGLSATLIVTALLPLTSHSAYSADQTFPNAIDSDPATLGWMVGSPPPDDRVVRFEDGSYFRFPTMRWSVANFRQLMPTVNVSRGTGTPAQFEWTLRDDIDAITFLPPGSERPMTWQESLLANYTDGIIVLHEGRVVYEQYFGVLNPDGQHGGMSITKTFIGTLAAMMVAEGTLDPDVRVAEYVPELEQSAFASATVRQVMDMTTGIRFSEDYSDPKAEVWAHTAAGNPLPKPKDYTGPRSYYDFLQSIQPDGTHGDAFHYRTANADALGWILARVSGRSVAQLLSERIWSKLGAEQDAYMSVDSIGTPFAGGGLNMGLRDLARFGEMIRNNGHYNGHQIVPQAVVADIRRGGSAQDFTKAGFPVLKGWSYRNMWWITHNDHGAFMARGVHGQSLYIDPTAAVVIGRFASHPLASNTANDSTSLPAYHAVARHLMRDRGKAEGRK from the coding sequence ATGATGAGCTCATTGGCCTTGCGAGGGCTTTCAGCTACTCTCATTGTCACCGCGCTTCTACCTCTCACGTCACATAGCGCCTATTCAGCTGACCAGACCTTTCCCAACGCAATCGACAGTGACCCAGCCACACTCGGCTGGATGGTTGGTTCACCACCCCCAGATGACCGAGTGGTTCGATTTGAGGACGGTAGCTACTTTCGCTTTCCAACGATGCGCTGGAGCGTCGCTAACTTCAGACAGCTGATGCCGACGGTCAACGTCTCGCGTGGGACGGGTACACCAGCTCAGTTTGAGTGGACACTGCGGGACGACATCGACGCCATCACATTCCTGCCGCCTGGCAGTGAGCGCCCCATGACCTGGCAAGAGTCACTGCTGGCGAACTACACCGACGGTATTATAGTCCTCCATGAGGGCCGGGTGGTGTATGAGCAGTACTTCGGCGTATTGAACCCAGATGGACAGCACGGCGGAATGTCCATCACAAAAACCTTTATCGGAACGCTGGCTGCCATGATGGTTGCCGAAGGAACATTGGACCCCGATGTTCGCGTAGCTGAATATGTCCCGGAGCTTGAGCAGTCGGCATTTGCTAGCGCCACAGTGCGTCAGGTCATGGATATGACCACGGGCATACGTTTCAGCGAAGACTACTCCGATCCGAAGGCAGAGGTCTGGGCCCACACTGCAGCCGGCAATCCGCTGCCCAAACCAAAAGACTACACGGGACCGCGTTCCTACTACGATTTTCTCCAGTCCATCCAGCCGGATGGCACGCACGGGGACGCGTTCCACTACCGTACGGCCAACGCCGATGCGCTGGGATGGATTCTCGCTCGGGTAAGCGGACGTTCCGTTGCTCAACTACTTTCAGAGCGAATCTGGAGCAAGCTGGGCGCTGAGCAGGATGCCTACATGTCGGTTGACTCCATCGGAACACCTTTCGCGGGCGGAGGTCTGAACATGGGTCTTCGCGACCTTGCGCGATTCGGCGAAATGATTCGCAACAACGGGCACTATAACGGACATCAGATTGTTCCCCAAGCAGTCGTGGCCGATATTCGCCGAGGTGGGAGCGCGCAAGACTTTACCAAGGCCGGATTTCCCGTGCTGAAGGGATGGAGTTACCGAAATATGTGGTGGATCACACATAACGACCACGGCGCCTTTATGGCGCGAGGAGTTCACGGTCAGTCGCTGTACATCGACCCCACAGCTGCCGTAGTCATTGGGCGATTTGCCAGCCATCCCCTCGCCAGCAATACTGCGAACGACTCCACATCGCTGCCCGCCTATCATGCAGTAGCACGGCACCTAATGCGAGACCGTGGGAAGGCTGAGGGCAGGAAATAA